ATGGGGTAATAAATCCGCCAGGCGCCAATGCCGCGGCATGAATCGATGATCCAAACAATAAACCGATGCTTGCACCAGCAAGCGTATACATGAGGCGATAAGACATTTTTTTCTCCTTTAAAAGGAATTTATCAATATGAAACTATATAAAGTGAGCAACCTTTTAGAATAAGAACGGTTACCGCAAAATAATGCCGGCTCACCAGGTACTCCACCGCTTATCTAATAATATAATGCCACTAACTATTTGTAAAAAAAGAAGAAATATTTTCACTTTCTCCTGTTAAACGAATTTACTGGAAAGTAAATGAAGTGTCAAACATACTGTGATCCGAATAAAATGCACACCATTTTGTCCGTTTTGGCTATTTGCCGGTTGCAAGGAACCCTTCCCCGGCTCCCAGTCTCAATACCTTTAATATGAACAGCGGCAGCAAGCTTTCTTCAGCGACGGAAAGTAATTTGCCTTAATTCTCAATTGCTCACAATTTATCGCAATATCCAGGTTTATATGATCGTGCTGCTGGTATTAGCCGGTACCTTTCCATCCGCGGCGGCGGCGTTAGAAATATTGCGCTCATCCGGCAAGCAGCCGGTCGTCACGCTGTCAGCACCGGAACCGGTCAAAGAAATGCTGGAGAAATATATCCGGTTGCCGGTGGAACCTTTTGCCAGTGACTACGATGAGCTGTTTTTTCTGCACCGGATGCAAAAGGAAATTCGTGATTTCCTGGCAACCGAAGGCTACTTCAATCCCGCCATAACCGTTGTGCAGCAACCGCGAACTCCGGATGGAACTGCCGAAATCAAAATCCAGCCCGGCGAATTGACGCGCGTCGGTTCGGTAGCGATCGAGTTTACCGGCGCCATCACCAATGGCGATGAAGAACACCGCAAGCGCATCGAGCAATTGCGCGCCGCATGGCCGTTAACGGCCGGGCAGACTTTCCGTTCCGCCGATTGGGAGCGGGCAAAGTCTGCATTGATTGAAGACCTCACAGATCAGGCATTTGCCGCCGCCACGATCACCAACAGCCAAGCCAGTGTCGATCCGGACAAAGCGCGCGCGGATCTGGTAGTCACCATCGATTCCGGGCCGGTGTTTTATTTCGGCGACATCCGCATCAGCGGTTTGCAGCGCTACGAAACCGCGCTGGTGACACAGCTCGCGCCGTTCAAGACGGGCGATGTGTACCGGCGCGATTTGCTGCATCAATATCAAATCGCGCTGCAAAAAGCGCCGCAATTCAGCACGGTGACGATCAGCATTGCGCAGGACACCGCGCAGCACCTTACAGCGCCGGTTCAAGTGGCGCTGACGGAAGCGCAAGCGCAGCGCTTCGCCTTCGGTGCCGGTTACAGCTCCAACAATGGCGCGCGCGGCGAAATCAATTACCGCAATTATAATTTTCTCGACCGCGCCTGGAATCTCACCAGTTTGCTGCGCCTGGAGCAAAAGCGGCAAACTTTTCTGGCCGGGATCGACACCCTGCCCGATCAGAACAACATCAACCATTCACTCAGCGCCAGTCTGCAAATGACGGACATCGCGGGTCTGAAAACCGATGTGCAAAAAGCCGGTATTACGCGCAATTACCGCACACCGACGACGCTGATGCAATTCGGTTTGAATTGGCAACGCGAGCATAAAAAACCCGATGGCGCGAACGATCAGATCAATCGAGCACTGGTATTGGATTGGCGCTGGCGGCGGCTGGTCGTCGACGATCCCGTCAATGTGCGGCGCGGCGATATCACCGAAGTGCGCATCGGTGGCGGTATCCGGGAATTGCTATCGGATCAGGATTTCATCCGCACGTATGTCAGCCATCAAAGCTGGTGGCCGGTGGGATCGCGCGATACATTTTTTCTGCGGGCTGAGGCCGGTTATACGTTGGCGTCGTCGCGCTTCGGTATTCCGCAGGAATATTTGTTTCGCGCCGGGGGTATTCAGTCGCTGCGCGGCTATAATTTTAAAAGCATCGGCGTGCACGAAGGCAGCGCCGTAGTCGGCGGCCGGGTGATGGCGACCGGCACCGCCGAATATACGCATTGGCTGACGCAGCAATGGGGCGCGGCGGCGTTTGCCGATATCGGCAGCGCGGCCGACCGCTGGCAAGACATGCACCTATTTCTCGGCTATGGCGCGGGGATACGCTGGCGCAGTCCGGCAGGCCCGCTGGCGCTCGATCTGGCGCGCGCGCACGAAACCGGCACGCTACGCGTGCATTTTTCCATGGCTGTGGCCTTTTGATACGATAAAAAACGCTCATGAACGATCAGCAGACCGAAAGCTCATTCCCGGGAAAACACGCGCGGCGATACCGCACGCTGACCGGCTGCTTGTTGCTTTCATTGGCATTTGCAGCGATCGCCGGTTATTGGCTGCTGCACAGCCCATCCGGTTTGTACTGGATTGCCGCCGCCGTGAATCGCTGGAACGGCAATACGATTCAACTGACCGGTGTGCACGGCACGCTGCAAGATCTGCATATTGAAAACATCCATTTCAAAAGTGATGAATTGGAACTCACGCTGCGCGATCTCCGCCTCGATTGGAGTCCCGCGCAATTGTTGCAGCGGCGGGTCAGCATCAACCGGCTGGCACTAGCGGCAATCCGTATCGAGCAGCAGGCGGCTGAGACTGAATCCCCGCCGCGCTCGCCGCCGGAAAGTTTGCACCTGCCCTTCGGATTGACGATTGCAGCCATGACCGTCGATTCGATCTATCTCAATCCGGCGGCGCAGGAAAATGAAAATGCCGCGCCGCCGATATCCGGCCTGACGTTGGCATTGGATAGCGACGGCCGGTATCACCGCTTGACGCAGTTGGATGTTACGACACCGTGGGCGGTTATCCGATCGCACGCGGAGCTTGCCGGTGATGCGCCGTTTGCATTATCCGCCCAGGTCAGCATAGCGGCTGCCGATTCCCGGGAAAACATCGAAGCGGCTGTCACCGGTAATCTGCATCAACTCACGATTCAAGCCGCCAGCCAGCCGCCCGCGGCTAACATGGCGCTACAAGCGCAGTTGCAGCCGTTTGCTGCCAATCCGCTGACACATTTGAATGCCATCTTGGCACAGTGGAATCCGGCCGATTTTGCGGCCAATGCGCCGCAAGCCAAGCTGTCGTTGTCGGCGCAGCTGGCGCAAAACGAGGCCGGGCAGTTGGCAGGCAGCATCAACATCGAAAATCACGCCGCCGCGCCGCTTGATCAAAACGGCGTTCCAGCCTCCTCCATTCGTGCACACACCGTAATCACGCCGGAATTACTGACGCTGCCGGATGTTCATATGCAATTGGGTAAAAATGGCGCCGTGCGCGGCAAATTGGCTTGGGATAGGAAGCAGCATGCTCTCACCGCAGACTTGGCAATCGACCGGCTGGATCCACGGCAAATCGATAGCCGCCTGCAAACCGCGGCGATCTCCGGCAGCATCGATCTGTCCGGTAATGCGGAAACGCAATCCGCGCGCATCGATCTGCGCGACCGGTCGTTGCGGCTGACTGCCGATCTTGCGCGCAGCGGCGATCAGCTCGCGCTGGAGCGCTTCAATTTACAGCGTAATCAATCGCGCTTGACCGGCCAAGGCCGGTTGCGGCTGACCGGGGAGCAATCGTTTGAATTGTCGGGGCAGTTGGTTCGCTTCAACAGCGCGGATTTCATACAAACCGCCGGTTCCGATCTGAATGCCACCTTGCAATTATCCGGCCATCTGACCCCGGAAATCACCGGCACGTTGAAATATGCCATCGGGAAAAGCCGGTTGGCGAAATCTCCGGTCAGCGGCACAGGCGAAATTGCTGTTGCCGGTCTTGAGCATCTCAGTGGCAAAGCCGAATTGCTGGCGGGATCGAATCGGTTGCTCGCACACGGCCGCAAGGAGGGTTCGCAACACGACATGCAACTGACGGTAAATGCACCGGCGCTGGCGCAATTGGGACTCGGGTTGTCAGGCGATCTGCACACCCAGCTCACGTTTCGCGGCAGCATCGATGCGCCTCGCCTGGATTGGCAACTCACCAGCCGGCAACTGAATTTGCCGGACAAGCAACAACTTTCCGGTGTATCGGCCAGCGCGCAGTGGCACAAAGACGCTGTCACGCTGAATATCGCAGCCGATACTGTTCAGACGCATGAACAAGCAACGATCAAACAGCTCACCGCCATCCTCGACGGCACAACCGGCCGCCATCACTTGACGGTTAAAGCCGGTCTCAACCAGGACATCGCCTTTCGGCTGACAGCCAACGGCGGCTTGAGCCGGGTAAAATCCGGGCAACCGTTGCGCTGGCAGGGGCAGTTGACTGACCTGACCGCCACCGGGGACATGCCGGTACGCCTACTGGCGCCAGCGCCGTTAGCCGTCAGCGCCGCTGCGGTGTCATTGGAACACGCCGGGTTGTCGGTTTCCAGCGGATCGGTCCGTATCGGACAATTGCACTGGACACCGCAAAGCTGGAAGACTCATGGCGATTTCTCCGGTATCGCGTTGCTGCCCGGCGTAGCGGAGCGCGCGCAAGGTATTCCGCTGCAATTGGGCGGCCGCTGGCATTTCGATTCCGCCGCGCATCTGACCGGTGAATTGCGCATCCACCGCGAACGCGGCGACTGGTATTTACCCGGCGATCTGCCGCAACCGCTGGGGTTGCAACAACTGCAACTGCAAGCAACCGCGACACAAGGAAAATTATCCGGACAATTCGAACTAGCCAGCCAAATGCTCGGCAGCGCAACAGCGGCTGTGACGCTGCCGTTGCAGCAAACGCAATCGCACTGGTCCATCTCGCGCGAATCTCCACTGCAAGGCAGCATGCGCGCCGCTCTCACCAGCCTGAAATCGCTCAATCCCCTGCTTGGCGGCAACGTGCGCAGCGACGGCGAACTGCGGATTGAAGCCGGTATTCATGGCACGCTGCAACAGCCCGATATCAGCGGCAAGGTGTCCGGCACTGGCTTGAGCCTGGTTCTGCTGGAACAAGGAATACACTTGCAGCAAGGCACTCTGGATGCGCATTTTCAGCAAACGGATCTGCACATCGACCGGCTGCACTTCACCAGTCCGCACGCGCCGCCGCCGGATAACCGCTTGTTCCGCAATTTGGCGCTGAAAGACCCGGCCGGTTCGTTGACCATTACCGGCAAGGCCGGATTGACCGGTAATCCGAGCCAGCTCGATTTCACCATCGACCAGTTGCCGCTCGCGCACAAGACCGATTACTGGATCGTCGCATCCGGAACCGGCACAACCCGCTGGCAGAAAGACCGTCTCAGCATCACCGGCGATTTACGCACCGATGCCGGATTGATCATGCAACCGCCGGAAGGCCGTCCGGAGCTGCCGGACGATGTCGTTCTAGTGAACACCCCGGCGTCACAGCGTGCGCGGAAGCTGCCGCTGCATCTGGATATGGCGCTTGATCTGGGCGAGAAATTCTATATCCGTGCGTCCGGCCTGGAGGGCCGTTTGACCGGGAAACTGCAAATGCGCAACGATAATAACCAACAGCTCAAGATGACCGGCACCATCGCCGCGCAAGACGCCGCATTCAAGGCGTATGGCCAGAACTTGGCAGTCCGGCGGGGCATCGTCAGCTTTCAAGGTCCGCTCGACGACCCCAACTTGAATGTGCTGGCTGTGCGGGAAGGCTTGGCGGTCGAGGCCGGTGTCGAAATTGCCGGATCGGTACGCCACCCGCGCGTGAAGCTGGTATCGACGCCGGATGTCCCCGATACGGAAAAATTGTCTTGGATCGTGCTGGGCAGAAAACCCGATACCAGCGGGCTGGATACCTCGGTATTACTGTCAGCCGCCGGATCGATACTCGGCGGTCAATCCGGCAGCGGTATCACCGATCAAATAACCAAAGCGCTCGGTGTCGATGAAATCACATTCAAACAGGCAAGCGCGGGCAGTTCATTGACCGGGCAAATCGGTGTGATCGGCAAACGCATTTCATCGCGCGCTTACTTGAGCTACGAACGCAGCCTGACCGCCACGACCATGGGTATCACCAAACTGACCTACAATCTGACACCCAAAGTCACGGTCGTCACCCAAGCCGGTGAGGACAGCGCAATCGATTTGTTTTATACGATTCAATTTGATTGAGCGCGCTCCAGCAACCTGCGATGCGAAAATACCCGCCTTTCAAGCGTTAATATGCGCCATATTTCAATCCAATCGAGAAATAGCGCTATTATCTTGTGAGATAATAGCGGGCTTTGCGTAGTAAAAATTTTTTAGCTGTACTACATTATCTTCATCGCTTACCGATTAGAGTCTGTTTTATGGCTTAATGTGAATTTTTCAAACTTGACAATCGATCCGCATCTTCACTCACCGATGACATATTCAACAAAGCTATTATTTGCCGTAACGAGCTGCTTACTTTCTTTTACCGTCATTCATTCCAGCACCATACAGGCCGGTAATTCAGCCATCCCGGATACTTTTCAACCGACAAATTTAGCGAAGTTTCTTAAAGATAAACGAGTGGAACTGGGCGGTTGGATTCATGGCGGTGCAACTTTCAATCCGAGCCAAAACGGCGGTTTCAACGGCCCTGTCGCTTTTGCCGACCAGGCCAACCGCTTCCAATTGAATCAATTTAATTTATTCATAAAACGCCCGGTGATCTCTGAAACCAATCGATGGGATATCGGCGGGCGAGTTGATTTTATGTTCGGAACGGATGCCATTTATACGCAAGCTTTCGGCGTGCCAACCTTTGATGTCAATTCCGGTGAACCATTAAAAAGAAATACTTGGGATCTGCATTTATGCTGCGCTTCCACCAAAACGTATGGCATTGCCCTGCCGCAAGCTTTTCTTGAAGTGCATGTGCCAATCTGGCAAAACGGCCTTAATCTGAAAATCGGACATTTTTACTCGCCGACCGGCTTTGAAACGATTCCCGCACCGGATAACTTTTTCTACACACGCGCCTATTCCTTCAATGCAGGTGAACCCTTTACTCATACGGGTTTACAAGCCACTTATGTTATTAATAACAATTGGACCGTCACCGGGAGCGCCGTCACCGGAAGCGCCACCGGCGGGTGGGACGGCGGATGGAACAAACAGCTAGGCAATTGGAGCGGTATTGGCGGTATCACATGGACGAGCGATAATGCGGCAACTTCACTCAATCTTACCGGCACTTATGGAGAGACATCCTCGCACAGCAGTACGTCCTGGGCAATGTACAATACTGTGCTGCAGCACAAAATCAATCCCAAGACTCTGTTCGTATTACATCATGTTCACGGGTTTGCAAACGGTATTCTGCTGAACAATTTAAAGTACTCCAATGAAGTGAAGGATGTTCAATGGATGGGTGTTGTTACGCACTTGTATTATGATTTGACCGAGAATGTATCGCTCGGTGCACGCGCAGAGTGGTTTCGCGACCGGGATGGTTTCCGTAATCCGTCACCGTTCCGCATTGCAGCAGCCTCCAATCTCGTCAATGGCGCTCTGGTCAGTTATGCCGGCGACATCAACAGCGTAACTATCACACCTGCGGATTACTATTCCGCAACTTTCGGCATCAACTGGAAGGTAGCTAAAACTTTAAAGCTTCGCTGGGATTCGATAAAAAAGCTGAATATTCGTCCTAATATACGTTATGACAGAGTGGATGCTTACCGCGCTGCTGCTTACAGACCGTTTGCAGGCAATAAAGACCAAATTTTATTTTCGTTGGATTTCACACTCCCTTTTTGAGATTAAGAACAAATTGCAAGGGATTTGGGAGACTTTTTGAGAGGGGGGAGGGTTAAAGACCAACCACCGAATAATTTCGGTGGTTGTTCGTCACTTAATCAAAGACCTTTATTGCCAGAATACTCTGAGTATTCCGAGATCTCCGATGTAAAGTCACGATCTTGATTTGTTTCTACTTTCTTAGTTTGATTACTTTTTTGCCCTACCTGCTCGATCGCCATTTTTCTATGGAAATCAGCAAATATCAGACTTTCACGTATCGCTTTCTCGTATGCTCGAACATTTGCTGCAGCATGCGATTGAGCATCCAGACCTTGTCGGCCAAAGTAATAAGGACGCGCTTCATACTCCTGAAGTATTTTTTTGTTCTCTTGCAACCTTAATTTTGCATCTTTGGCAACGCCTTCGTAATATTTCACTAAAGCGCCATGATCGTTACTTGAAATTCCAGTGGGTTTAGCCACTGATGAACCCATCTGTGCGCAAGAAGCTAACACAGTGAGTGCTAATAGTAAGGAAGATAATTTGAGTACTTTATTGATGGGTACTCTCCAGTCATAAATAAATGTAGTCATTTTTATTCCTCCAAGATGCGTTCAGTATAGGTTGGGAAAGCTTTTGTATAGGTCGGGAAAATCATTCCGGTTGATCTCATCTTACCTCCTCGCCCCGGTCGCATATTGAGCGAAAAAAACTTCGCAATTACATTCATATCAATTTCTCCTATTACCAGATTAAGCGTTTATAAAAATAAACATTGTTATTCGCTAATGAAAACCATCGTTCATGCTTGACAGAATCATTAACCCTTTTGCACTTAAGGTCAAGAAATATAAGACTTTTCTCAACCAGATTGCAGTCTACCACAAACAAAAATTAATTCCAACAATATATCCGACTTTTTTACTCAGGAATAGTTCAGTGTGCTAATTACCACACTCAGATTTTTCCCAAAGCACTTCAATTGCAATGAAAATTGGTGCGTATTTGTTTTCATCCGCTGACACGATCGCCGCGCAATGACGGGCAGAGACTCAATAACTCGGACCTGCTACGCGATCGAAAAATCTCGAGTAAAGAGATGAAATAGTTGAGAGAGGAATACAACCGCCAGTTTATTGAAACTGGGGCATGTTCAGCAGAACGACGATGCAGCAATCAAATGAATTCTGGTGATCCGAATCCAATATTATTATCAGGTTTAAAACTATGCTCTTTCGTTTAACCCTAATCGTTCCATCCGGTAGCGCAGCGAACGTACGGTAATCCCCAATGTTTTGGCCGCTTTGGTACGATTGTACCGGCTTTCATTCAACGCTTTGACAATAGAATCCTTTTCCAGTTTGTCGAGATAGTCCTGCAGCGGCAGAGTCAACCCCGAGTCGACAGGAAGCATAGTAAAAGAAGTTTCCTGAATCACTCTTGCCTTATGGGGTAACTGCAATTCGTCTTTACCGATCTCGCTGTCAAAACAGAGCGCCAATGTACGCTCCAGTATGTTTTCGAGCTCACGTACGTTACCGGGATAATCGTAGTTCATCAGCATTTTTAGCGCATCATTCTTCAGATTGCATGCCGGCCGCCCTACTTCGCGGCATAGTTTTGCAAGAACAGCTTGCGCAATTAACGGAATATCTTCACGCATTTCACGCAATGCCGGCATATTGAGTTCGATTACATTGAGGCGATAGTATAAATCCTGCCTAAATTGCCCGGTTTCAACACAGTGACTGAGTTTCTTGTGTGTCGCACTGATGATACGCACGTCAACACTTTTCTCGTGCGTTTCACCGATTCTTCTGACTTGTTTCTCCTGAATCACTCGCAACAATTTAACCTGCATCGTCAGCGGCAAATCGGCGACTTCATCCAAAAACAAAGTACCGCCATTCGCCGCCAGAAAAAAACCGTCATGATCTTTGTCGGCGCCGGTAAAAGCGCCTTTTTTATAGCCGAAAAACTCGCTTTCCATTAGATTCTCGGGGATAGCGCCACAGTTCACGGCAACAAAAGGTTGTTGATGGCGCGCGCTTCTTTCATGAATCATTCTCGCCGCGAGCTCTTTACCGCTGCCGGATTCACCGCTGATATACACCGACGCCTGACTGCGGGAAAGCTTATCGATGGTCGCGCGCAATTGGCGCATCGGCTGGGACTCACCCAGCAGTACGCGCTGCTGTTGCACTTGCGATATGGACTCGGATGCTATCGGTGGCAAGCTTAAAGCCGATTTGACCAAATCACGCAATTGTTTTAACGAAACCGGCTTAGGCAGATAATCGAATGCCCCGGCTTTGAGGGCAGCCACGGCATTTTCCGTCGTACCATGCGCCGTGATGACGGCAACCGGCAAATCAGCGCAATGCTCTGCAATATATTTAACTAGCTCCAGCCCTTCACCATCCGGCAACCGCATATCGGTAAGGCATAACTGAAACCGCCGGGATTGCAATAGCTGCTTGGCGTCACGAACACACTTTGCACTGGATACATCCATTCCCATCCGGGCGATCGTCAATTCAAGCAGTTCAATGATATCGGGCTCGTCATCCACAATCAGAATATGGGGAGAAGCAGTTTTTCGATCGGGATTGGCAATCCGCCCATTATCTACAGACATGGCCGACCACTTTTGCAAACTATCCGGAAATGCCCGCCGCCGGAACCTTCAATGTAATCCAATGAAGCCTGATTGGTTTCGCACAACTCGCGCGCAATGTATAAACCTAAACCGGTTCCGCCGGCGGCCGTGGTAAAGAATGGTTCAAAAATCTGTTTTACCTGTTGCGGATCAATACCCTCACCATCATCTATGATATCCAAATAAACATTATTTTCATTCGCCGATGCGGATAATTCGATATGTATGCTGCCGTTTTGCTGGCGGCAATGCCGCCATGCATTGCGGCATAAATTCCAGAGTATTTGATGTAAATGATCGCGATCAAAGCTGATTAAATGATTGTTAGCGTTTTTTAACACAAACGCACCTCCATCGATTCTTTCCGCATGGCAAAACTCCTCAAGAAATTTTTGCACGAATTCATGAAGATCGAACAGTTCCGGCCTTGAAATATTACGCCGGTTAAGCTGCAGAACATCCTGAACGATCTTGTTTAAACGCCGGGTATTGTCGCAAATGATGCGCACTAATCGCGGGTCCATGTCATTTTCAAGCTGCTCCTCTTCCAAAAGTTCAGCCGCATGATTGATCGCGGACAGCGGATTACGGATTTCATGCGCAATATTGGCAGTCAGGCGCCCTAGGGCTGCCAGCTTTAATTGCTGCAATTGTGCTTGTATACGCCCCATATCCTCGAGAAAAATAACCACGCCGTTACGAGAATTTGCCTGTATCGGAAGAAAACGTGTTCGAACCAGGGTGTTACTATGCGCCAGACGCAGCAAATCGAAGTTGATGCTGCTATCGCCCTGCCAAGTGGTAAGCCGGCCAGCTAATTCCGGCATGCAAGCAGATAACTTGAGCAACGACGTTTTCTCCGCAGACGGATTTAAATTGAGTAACCACTCCGCATAGCTATTGCGCTGTCGAATGTAACCAAGTTTATCCACCACCAGAACACCTTCTTGTAAATCCTGAATGACCAGTTTATTGACTTGCGCCATGTTCGCCAGATCGATACCGCGTTCCGCGGCCAGCTGCTCACTGGCCAAAGTATGTTTGGCTAAGCGATATGCCAGCCAGGCAACGGCAAAATACGCCATGCTCAATAACCCCGCTTGCGAGTATTGCGCGGAGTAGAAATCAATGGTCCATAAGGAATAGGTTTCTTGCAGCAATAGGCTAATCGTTGCGACAGAAGCAAAAAATAACACTAGGCGGCCGCGGCCGATCAATCCCGCCCCCGCCAGTGACACCAACAACAAAACCCCCAGACCGCTTGGCAAACCGCCACTGGCATACAGCATCACCGAGAAAAAAACGATATCGCTGATTACCTGAATCGCCAATTGCTGATCGAAGCCGGGAAAACGCAACCGGACAAACGCCATGGATAGCATGCTAAAAAGCACATGGCCTGCACCAGCGTATAAAAACAGCGAGGGGTTATGGGATCCGAGACTGATAAATTCAGATTTCCAAAACACGATGAGCAAACTGCCGCCGATGGCTAAGCGAAAGCAATTGAAATAATAAAGCGAGCACCAATGCTGATCGGTGTAATCGATCGTCGCCGCATCGGAATCCAGCGGCCAGAATATTGAGTGTTTATTTGATGATGGATGTGTTGGAGCAGGCACAATAATCAGCTCAAGAAGATCTTATATACAAATTACAATGCTCGTGACTACAAAAATACTTTTGCTGATTGCTGACCGCTTCACTTTTCGGCAGATAAACACCACAGTGCGCACAATTCACCATATCTTCAGCGGATTCCGGCGAGGATGTATCATTTCTTTGCTTAGGTACGCGAATTTTGATTACCCAGTAAATCAGCAGCGCTATCAGTGTGTAAAAAATTAACTTTCCCATATTAAGTTCTAATACCTGCTATGGCATCAATCTGATTGATTAAATATACGCTTATTTGTCTGTTGCAAATCAGGGGCATAACAAACCACATCACACTTGCCGCGGCTGATTCAGGATAACAATCTTTTGTCTTGGCAAATGATCGATTAACCGGGTTTTTTATGGTTTATCGATAAAATATAGAATGATATTTTCATCAGATCAATACTATTGAATAAAATATCTGAGAAATTTCAAACGGAAATTACAAAGAAGCCGGTAGCGCAAGCTTTACCAAGCAAGTGCTGAGTTTGCAAAAACACCGATCGGTAAATATATAGAGAAGAGAAATTTTTCTATGAAATGGCGGTCACCGGCGGCAACAATCAGTGCAAGATTTTAGCGGCATTAATGATTGCGCGTTACCGCAAAGTCCGCCAATTGCATCAGGCATTGTTTATTTTCCGACTCCGGTAAGGCGGCTATCGCAGCGGTTGCGGTGACAATCTCAGCTTGCGCGCATTTCCTTGCGTAATCCAGCGCAGCAGTTTTTTGAATAACATCCAGAACAGGCTGGAAACCGTCTTCCCCGCCATTTTCGATCGCTCTGCGGATAACGGCGGCTTGCTCCGGTGTACCGA
The nucleotide sequence above comes from Gammaproteobacteria bacterium. Encoded proteins:
- a CDS encoding two-component sensor histidine kinase, producing the protein MPAPTHPSSNKHSIFWPLDSDAATIDYTDQHWCSLYYFNCFRLAIGGSLLIVFWKSEFISLGSHNPSLFLYAGAGHVLFSMLSMAFVRLRFPGFDQQLAIQVISDIVFFSVMLYASGGLPSGLGVLLLVSLAGAGLIGRGRLVLFFASVATISLLLQETYSLWTIDFYSAQYSQAGLLSMAYFAVAWLAYRLAKHTLASEQLAAERGIDLANMAQVNKLVIQDLQEGVLVVDKLGYIRQRNSYAEWLLNLNPSAEKTSLLKLSACMPELAGRLTTWQGDSSINFDLLRLAHSNTLVRTRFLPIQANSRNGVVIFLEDMGRIQAQLQQLKLAALGRLTANIAHEIRNPLSAINHAAELLEEEQLENDMDPRLVRIICDNTRRLNKIVQDVLQLNRRNISRPELFDLHEFVQKFLEEFCHAERIDGGAFVLKNANNHLISFDRDHLHQILWNLCRNAWRHCRQQNGSIHIELSASANENNVYLDIIDDGEGIDPQQVKQIFEPFFTTAAGGTGLGLYIARELCETNQASLDYIEGSGGGHFRIVCKSGRPCL